ACCCGGTCCCGCCGCGTGAACGAACCCGTAGGCAAAACACAGGCCCCACAGACTTGCCAGTGCACCGGGTTCATTGGCCCGCAGCGCCCGCAATGCGCCCGCCATCGCATTCTGCGCAACGCGCTGCATGTCAGCCGCCCAGCGCGACACAACGTCAGCACCGCCAAGGCCCCAAAGCCACAGCGCCAGCACAGTTAGAACGGCAAGAAACATCAGACCGGTCAGCCGCATGTCACACTGACCTTGTCGGCAAATTCGCTGCCGACCTCGGGAAACGGTTCGTCAGGCCCGACATCCTCGGGGGCAAGTCCATCCAGCAGATCAGCGACCAGCGCGCGGGCCGCATCCAGATCAGCGGGAAATACGGCAACGTCACAATCAGTGCGGCCGATGATCTGCACGGGCTGCGTCAGGTCATAGGCAATATAGTAAAATGGATCAAAGGCTTGCAGCGTGATATTCGGGTCATTCAATTGGGGCAGCGGGCGCACATGGGTTTCGCGCACAATACCCGCTTCATAAGACATTGTGTGATCCGTCTTGTCTCCGAGGGGTACAAGTTCACCGTTCTGGCGCACTTCCAGATCACCAGCGAACCCCTCTGGCCACGCAGTCACAGCCGCATCAAGGACAGCTTCTTCTTCAGCGGAAAGCGCAAGATCGCCGTCCAGATCAATGCCCAGATCGGACGTTAGTAAGAGCGAAAAGAAATCATCATAAATCCACTCGACCTGCACGCCAACGGGGATATCTCCTTCATACAGGATGGTCAGCGCGGTCTCGACAAACAAATGCGGATGCGCCAGACCTGTAGCCGGCGTCATAATGCCCGCAGCCAAGAAGATATGTCTGATTCCCCGCATTGGATGGAAAATAGACACAGTGGGCCCGGTTTCAATCGAATACGCAGCCCGAAAGGTGTCCCTTGCCAGATTTTGCCACGCTCATCACCGATGCCCGCAAATTCCACAGCACGCTTGCCAAAAACAACAACCGTGAATGGTGGGGCGCGCACAAGGATACATACGACACACAGCTGAAGGCACCGGCACTGTCATTGATCGAACGGCTCACACCAGAGATTGCCGACCTTAGCGGTCTTCCCGTCACAGGAAAGCTGTTCCGCGCGCATCGGGACGTGCGTTTTTCCAAAGACAAGACACCTTTCAACACCCATCTGCACATGATCTGGATGGCCAAGACAGAAGGACTGCAGGACGTGGCCTTTTTCTTTGGCATCGGTCAAGACTATGTCAGCGCCGGGGGCGGCATCATGTCCTTTGAAAAACCCACCTTGGAAAACTGGCGGCTGTTTGTGGATCAGGATCAGAAACGCATCCTCAAGATCGTCGAGCGATTGAAGGCGGATCAGTTCACGTTGCGTGAACCGGCGCTCAAACGTGTGCCATCAGGTTACGACAAGGATCACCCTGCGGGCGATCTGTTGCGCATGAAAGGATGCGTTGCCAGCAGAGAATTGGGGCAGACCGCGACGGTCGAAACCGATGTTCTGGCCGCCTTTGCAGCACTTTGGCCGCTGAACAACCTGCTGATCCAGATCGTAGAAGCCTAGCGCGACATTGCGCGCAGCCGCGCGACCGCCGCCCGCAAAAGAGCGCGGGAATAAACATGATGAAAGCCCAGCAAGGCCCTGAACACGCGGCCCAAGTCCGCACCTTCATACGGCGGCACGACAGCGGACCCGAAATAGACCTGCGTGCCATCCACCATGAACCAAGACCGCGTCCGTCCGCTGAGATCGCACAACAAGACCTGCCCTTCAGCCCGCTCTTCTACATCCCAAGCGGCGAACCTGTCAGATTCGCCCAAGGCCAGCGGCATGACATCGAAATCGCGCGCCGGACGTCCCAACACTACCCGCAGCAGTGCCTTTTCCGGTGCAAAGACCCATGTCGCGTAGAACGCACACAGGTAGGTGCCAAGTTCGACCGGCCTTCCGATGTCGGCAACATAGCAATCGGTGAAACAATCGGCGCGATCGGCATAGCGTCGCAATAGGGCATGATCCGGCAAAGAAGCCGCCGCAATCATGCGCCAGTGCTTTTGAACTTGTCCATCAGATATGGACCGGACCGTACTGGCGCATAGCTATCGGACCCATCCAACGGCACGATTTCGGCGTCCCAGTCGGGTTGATGGAAGAAAGCAAGC
The sequence above is drawn from the Cognatiyoonia koreensis genome and encodes:
- a CDS encoding DUF1007 family protein produces the protein MTPATGLAHPHLFVETALTILYEGDIPVGVQVEWIYDDFFSLLLTSDLGIDLDGDLALSAEEEAVLDAAVTAWPEGFAGDLEVRQNGELVPLGDKTDHTMSYEAGIVRETHVRPLPQLNDPNITLQAFDPFYYIAYDLTQPVQIIGRTDCDVAVFPADLDAARALVADLLDGLAPEDVGPDEPFPEVGSEFADKVSVTCG
- a CDS encoding DUF2461 domain-containing protein; amino-acid sequence: MPDFATLITDARKFHSTLAKNNNREWWGAHKDTYDTQLKAPALSLIERLTPEIADLSGLPVTGKLFRAHRDVRFSKDKTPFNTHLHMIWMAKTEGLQDVAFFFGIGQDYVSAGGGIMSFEKPTLENWRLFVDQDQKRILKIVERLKADQFTLREPALKRVPSGYDKDHPAGDLLRMKGCVASRELGQTATVETDVLAAFAALWPLNNLLIQIVEA